Genomic segment of Apium graveolens cultivar Ventura chromosome 7, ASM990537v1, whole genome shotgun sequence:
TAAAAAGGGTTCTCTCTTGaaaaaaacacacacacatatatatatatatatatttaaataaatatttttatttttaatatgttGTATTATCTTAAGATTATTAGTGATTGTACTTATTTACGGTATAGTTTTTAAAGTTGCCTAATTATTACAAAATGATAAAATTTTAACttatcaaaaaaatattttaattatatatatttcaatTTAAATAACTTTCAATAAGAAGAATTATCGAATATTATCAACCACTCAACCATAAACAGGTTAATGGTATCATTcagaaatttaaataattttatcaaacaatCTTATTCATTATTGTTCAGATTATTATTGATTCAGAAATTTTAACTATTCAGAAAATTCTgttcagatttaacaaatgaGCCCCAAGAGACAACTAATATGTGTAACAGGCCCAGCAGTTAGTGGATTATAAATTAACAGGCCCATTTGAGGGTTAGTACTTAGTAGTAGCCTAGCCTACATTGGTTGAGTTGGAAGCCCAAACTGAGCGGTGTTTGCCCAAGTGCAATACAGCTTACATACTCTACACGGTATAAAACCTGTCCCAGTAGAACAACTTAAGACAGGAGACTGTTACACACAAATACACACACTCTCTGGTTCGTTTCACTAATCGCAGTCGTCATGGCCGGAAAAGGTAGTGCAACTCCGTCGACTTATTCGCCGTCCCCCAATGTTCATAAGAAGAAGAAGCCTCCTGTCTTTACTGATGTCGATTGGGTTCGCCCTGACGGCCGTCGTTTCAATCAGTGCCGACCTGCCTGTATagaatctctctctctctctctctctctctctatctccccccctcctccccctccctccctctctctctctccgtcCCTCCCTCATCTCtccctcccccctctctctctctctccctctttcATACATACGTCTCCTAATATTTTTTGTTTTTGATGGATATGTGTTATTTTAATTGCATATGATGTATCATTTCATTATGTAAATTTCGCGATTGCATGTTTTTTTGTCCGATTTTAAGCGGATTGATTGCTGTAAAAATGCTCTACTTATTAAAATGTTAACAAGCTGTGACCGAAATACCACAATTGAGAAATCGGGTATTGAGTTGCATGGTTTATGCAGAGTTACATGGTTTATGCATATGAGAAATATGTATGTGATGGATAAAAGAATCTATTTGAATTTCTTCCGATTGGTTGGACGGGAAGTTTGGTGATTTACTTCAAGTGCGAAGTGCTCAAGTCCGGGATGTTTATTGAGCAAACAAAACTTATTTAAGAAACAAGCTTTAAAAGATTTATTGGTTTATGAGACACTAGAAAAGAACAAAGATTAAGTTTTTACAGAAAATTGAGTTAAAACTTTATAGCGCAATGCGCATTTGGTAGATAAACATACTTAAATTACTTAAAACATACCCACAGAAAAATTCATTAGATACGCATATGAGACATGTGATACACAAATTGTACATGCTTATGCAACGTGCATTGAATGTGGTTTTTGGATCATATTTCTGAATCATGGTATTTTGGTAAAAAAATAATTGTATAGTGGTTAAATAGAAGACGTTTACACCCTTGTTTAATTATGTGTTTTACAATGACAATGAAATTAAACATTTTTCACctgttttaatatttttaattatgaATTATATGTTTGATGATATATCTATTTTGATACAATGAGGTAAAAGGTTAATTATTTCTTGTTTGGTAGTTGATATAGTTAAATGCAACAAGAACCAAAGACACCAATTCCACCAATTACGAACTCATTTCTTAGATTAATCCCCAACCCTTTTTCATCGTTTTCTGTTTCAAATCATGTCCTCAGCATAGTACCAATTACCAACTACTAGTATACATTTTTGTTGTGTTCTGAAACCTTATGGTCCGTTTTCAAACGTGGACTTAATTTGGTTTGACATTAACAGTCTTCTTAATGTGAACAAATTTGTCATCAGTACAATTTCAAAGTGTTTACACATATTAAATTTACTTGTTTCATTTCATTTTGCGTAAAATCTCCCTATATTTTATTTTTGCAAATGGCGAGTGCCATAGAGTTTTCTACGCCCTTCTGGAGTGATTTGTTAGTTGAAGACTTGAATCTGTATTATAAAACGTAGAGAATGGTGTTCGACTTTAGCACTTTAGCTTGAGGTGAGGTACAACTGTTCAAGGTTCAGGGGCTTGTATTTCATGATATATTAAAGTTAAATGTAAATCTTATAACATTTGTATATACGGCAATGAATTGTAATAGTATGTGATAACACAACGGCGAATAATATGATCCAAATTCAAAACAAAGCCATTAAACAACCATTTTGTTTGACATTTGACCCAGTGCTGTAATGGCTCTTACAGGCGAGATTTGTAAGTATCACACCCACTTCACCATGCTTTTTAGGGGTAACCTGATGTAGGTGTGTGTGCCTTAATTGCCCTCAATAGCTGAGGTGCATTCGAGGTGTGCATCTGTGAAAGAAATCCAAGTTTACTTCTTTTTTAAAAAGAGTTGTGTATTTTCCTAAATTTTTTAATTTCTGTCGTCCGTTGCCATAAATTTCTCCATAATTTTTCTTGTTCTTGAATTCTTCTTATTTATAGGAATTACTTGTTTTCTATGTGCGTTTGGTTGATATAAGTATTTATAAGAATATGTAATTTAACTGATAGTATTAACATAATTGTGGTTTTGTTTGTTAGAAGCATAAATTTTACACGTTTATTTAACATAAACGAGTAACCTTTTTTCTTCTGATAGATATATACCAAATAGGACCAGAAATTCTTACATATTCTAATGCATTTACCATTTTGTAATGTTTCCACCTTGTATATCTTTATTAATTTATGCTCTCTAATTGTTTTGGAACAGTATAATTGCCAATAGGTTTGCTGTATTTATTAAAGAAAACTAGTTTCCTAATTATTATATGTTTTTTAAATCATGTCTGAAATATTTTTTTCCACGTTGAAGTTGTGGTTCATGAATAACTTGAAAATGTTCTTCGGTTGATACTTAATGATGTTCTTGACTTTACTTGTTTGCTTTGCTGGGTGCAAAAAGGATCCGGACCCAATTCTGACACTTCATCTCATTATTCTAAAATCTGACATTTATAGTAGCAGATGAATGCAGTTATTATCTACCACGAACATTCATCTCAGTAAATATATAGATATTCATATTTGTCTAATCATGCTGCTTTAGATAATGAAAATTTGAAAGTCCTGATTCTTCCTGCCATTGGATACGGTAACTAATGGTTGTCCAATAGTTATCAGTTGTTTATCTATTCACATGGCAGATATTCTTTACCATActttccttttttcttttttttttaatatgTGCTTTTACTGTCTATGATTATATTTTGTCTTTGTTTTGCTCACTAATTTACCGTTTTTTACTGATCTGCAGTTTTAAGGACTGGTGCAGTAAATTCAGCGTCGGGATCTGCTTATGCGGAAATAGGAAATACCAAAGTCATTGTATCAGTGTAAGTGGGTTTCCACGCTATATTGCATTCAGATTAACACTGAAGTTTTTTGTAGGCTTGTTATCATTGTTGGCTTACAAAAACACACACATGTATACATGCCTGCTGTTTCTGTTGTTCATGGtatttttattttgtaaatttatGGAATAAAATCATCTTTTTTAAGCCCGGTTTTGGGTTTCCAATCACTAATATTGCATTTAGATTAACAATGAAGATTTCTATAGGCTTGTGATATCATTGTCTGAATGTCTGGCTTAcaaacaaacacacacacacacacacgtatACAGTATACATGCCTGCTGTTTTGGTTGATGGTATTTTTATTTTGTATACTTGTGGCTGGGGTTAATAGGAGCAAGAGACTTGGTGGCAACAACCAGAATGAAATATTTTTTTAGTAATGGAAATGCCATGTCAGGAACAAAATCATCTTTTGTGGGTCTAGTATGGGAATCCTATCATTAATATTTAGCTTCCTGCTTATCTGATTTCATGGTTGTATTTCATTTGATTGCTTCGGGGGTTTCACAATTTTGCAGAATCATAAACAAAATTCCATCTTTAATATATGATTCTGACTAGGAGTGAATGAGGTTTGCTAGTACTTAATACTTGGAAGTGTGCAGTACGCACCTCCCAAACAGCCAACTCCTCGTTATTAAGATCTATATCTCCTAATTAATAAGATTATATCAACATTTTTTAGATATTTTTAATCCTAGTCCCTTGAACAGCTATTTACTTTTGGGATAGATCACCTTGCTTCCTTTATGGACCTCAAACAATATGACAGTTGGCTTTTGGACCACCCAAAACACCCTGAATATGGAAGGCGAACAGCTTCCAACCCCCTAGATAATATCCCCAAACTCGTTTTGCACAGTTAATTGTAAAGTTGCACTCTTAATGAAGGCCTTCTCCagcttattttaaaatttatggcCACTAGGTTTTCCTTTCAGAATGAATTGGATTTCACTTAAATTTTAAAGCTTATTACTGTAAATATTTTAAGTGCTTTTTTTTGAGCAAAAAAATTACTGACTTATTTCATATCATATTTCTAAAGACTTGAATGTCTTGTAAAATTTGATTCTTTTAGTTCGGGTTAATTGTCATATAGGTCACTTCGTATACTCCAATATATCAAGTGAGTCGCTGCGAAATTTTTAGTCTCTATTAAACCATTTATATGTCATGTTTCATTCAGTTAAATAATTTGAAAAGCAATGACGGAAGAAGATGAGGTGGCATTCTGATGGCTAGTTGTGCCTTATTGGAGTCCATTTCAGATTATACCCGCCTATATACATGATTTTCAGttggatttttagggttcttTATACCACAAAAACATCTATTTTAATGACTATACCGGCTGATATAGCTACAACAGCGTGGTGTCAAGGACTATGACATGTCCACGTAGATAACACGTCAAACATCTTAACGTAAAATGTTTATTTTGgcgttgatttttgaaaaatttaacAGCATGATACACATTTTTACTTGAGTTAATTGAGACCAAAAATTTCGCTGCGACTcatttgatattttaaaatgtACTAAGTGACCTATATGATAATTAACCCCTTTTAGTTCTATAAATTGATTCTGTTTGTCATACTATAGATGAATCATGGAGATGGTTTCTGTTTCTCAGGTTTGGACCTAGGGAAAGTAAGAAAGCAATGATGTACAGTGACATAGGGCGGCTGAATTGTGATGTCAGCTATACAACTTTTGCTACCCCTACACGCGGGCAGGTTATTTTGTAGCCCCTTTTTAATCATGTATATCTGCAGTTTCTGATATTTGTATTGCTTTTAACTTATTAATTTAAAAGAGAAGATTTACATGTTATAGGTCTCAGATTGTAAGGAGATTTCAGCTAGGCTACATAAAGCTCTGGAAGGTGCCATAATACTGgatactttcccgaaaacaactGTTGATGTTTTTGCATTGGTGTTAGAATCTGGCGGCAGTAAGTTTTGCATATTGTATTCGATTGCAATGTTATGTTTTTAGTTAATATGTTTGAAGTACAATATGAAAACATGAGTTTGTAGTCCTACAGATTCCAACATATTTTAAATGTGTTCTGTGATATCTTCCTGTTTTCCTTCCATACTTTGACCATTTCAGCATGTTAATCAAACAGCTCAATCTTGTACTAGATTTCTGAACTGACTCTAAAAACTTACTGAAATGTGCAACTTTGCATGGTAATAGCACCATTTGTTTATAGTACTTCAATGTCACATTAGTTTATTAACTGGTGTTATAATGAGTTTTACCATATGCAGGTGATCTTCCTGTGGTGATATCATGTGCTAGTCTTGCTTTAGCAGATGCTGGGATCATGTTGTATGACTTAATTAGCTCAGTTTCTGTGGTTAGTGCGCTGATAGACTCATTTATTTCCTAATTAAGCTTGAAGTAATCTTTATATCACTTATTGGTttagttttaaaattttgttcttaTAGACAACTTTTGCAGAACAAATCTGCATGTGTATAGTTCTTTTCATAGAGTCTCCATCTTTATAGATCTTTGCTATGATTATTAAGCAACCGCTACTACTCATTAGTTAAATTCTTAAACCCTGGACTTTCTACATCAGTTTTCTTATCCCTATAAACCCAAAAAATGAATATCGCTATGCATGTTCCAAATGACGAGATATTGGGTAACTCAAATTTTTGTGCACAAGATATCTACGCTTTCTTAGTCACTAAAGTTGGACACCTAAGCTTAAAATTATATATTGCTACAGTAAGCATAGTTAGCAGACAAGTTGGGAATTTTGGTTTTTGCATATTATTGTCTGTTCTTTTAACTTCCCATGTTCTTTTTTGGCCATTAGTCTTGCCTTGGGAAGAACATTGTAATTGATCCTGTTTCTGAGGAAGAAAGCTATCAGGAAGGGGGCCTAATGATTACTAGTATGGCATCCCGTAATGAGATCACTCAGCTTGCCATTTCAGGGGAATGGTCAACCGAAAAACTTCATGAGGTATGACTATTTAATACTCATTTAATTAATATAAAGCTTTATCATGCAGAAGCTGTTGATAGGATTTTGCTTTCCACTCATTGCATCTGTGAATGTTTAATGTGGTTTAATACTCTTTCATGTATACAGTTTAGAAGTTAATTCCTGAGGTTGCCACATGACTGTACATTTGTAAATATGTTCATCAATATCGATTAAATATCTTAAATTTGATAATAGAATGGCACAGTATACAGTATGGGTTTGATAGATTTAGCAAATAGATAAAATACTGTTATCAGGTGTAAGCTGATATAGTTTTATTGAACAGGCTATGGAAACTTGCCTTCTGGCTTGCTCTAAGCTTGGAGAGGTAATGAGAGGATGCCTGAAAGAATCTTCTTCTGCGACACAGGAGTAGGGTGAAAGCGATTTTCTTTTGCCAGACTTTTGGTACAGATCATAGAGTTTTACATTAGTATCAGTTTTACATTAGTATCTTCTTTTTGGTCCTTTTCTAAAATATGGATTGGCCCTAACTTCTGGATTTTGCTAGTTCAGTTAAATGTTATCATAGGCATTTTGTTTGACATGGTTGGTTCTTTTCTCCCCATTTTCTTTTCTGTGTTTTTTCATATCATATCGCACACAAATGTGGTCAACATCCCCCGAATCATTATAAAGAAGTATGCTCTGTCTAAAAtctattataaaataaaaaaagcTGTGCTTCTTAGAAATAGGGTTAGTAATATCCACACACATACACGTTATTATCTTATTCTCTATCAACATTTTATTTTCTTATATTTGAACTATTTCTTATATATTTCTCACCTCTATAGATAGTTTTGCAACTTATCATATTTATTAAAATTCAAATGTTTTTTTTGCTAAGAAATTCAAATGTTTTATAGTTTGATagtttaaattttatatttttgaaacaGTAGAATTATAATTACTTTGAATATATACAtaaacaaaacaatccaattctTTTTAAAGTTTTGCATTTCTAATTTGTTTAAATCTTTTTTCCTATGTGCTTTAACGATTTTTGAAGAGTTATTTACAATATAGAACATTATTGAATCACTTATCTATACTATACTGGATTAGTcggaatgaggtataatttgtagttggttaacccctcattttggttatccctttcTATCATGATCGTCAGATCTTCTTCATTAAATAATCATAGTCGTTCAATctaaatactaaaaaaatacactATACAAGTTCTCAGGTTCAAATCATGTCAataacaaacatttatattattatttataatatacatataagttctcaggttcgaatcccattaataacaaatatttatattatttataaagatatatATAAGTTTTCATATTCGAATCTCACTCACcaacaataaatatttacatTGTTATATACGAATAAGATCTCAGcaatcatatactatttatactatttgaaCCTAACTTAAAATTATAACtatataatcattatatattatttaattatttatattgaatttTAATAAagtaatataaaaaaattaaaatatataagtatTAATCAACACTCGTGCATCGCACAGGCCGGCCGTAAGCTagtatctatactatattataatagccggaatagagataatttggttcaacggtttggttcaacgataattccctaattttgattattacaaaaatgataaatagtgttatatatctaataaactactatattattaaactactactaaatatagtatacttatcctactaaactatgAATACAACTTATCTTATTATTAAAAGATACTAAATtgttaaaatattagaaatagtctatttattctactaaattacgaccacatgttattctattatttttattataaatttataatcattatatatttatataaatatttttaaaatataatataacttgataaataaaattttaaaatattaatgggaattcgtgcatcgcacgggatttatgctAGTATACTATACTAACCAgaatgaggtataatttgtagtttggttaacccTCATCTTGGTTATCCCTTTCTATCACGACTGTTAGatatttttcttcatcaaataatcagaggagttagattcaaatactaaaaaaatacacttcacaaattttcaggttcgaatcccgtcaacaacaaatatttatattattatttataaaaatacatataagttATCAGATTCAAATCTtaccaataacaaatatttatattattatttatgaataaaatCTCATAGATCATATACTATTTATAATATTTGTACCTAACTTGAAATTATGcacaattaaattataattatataatcattatgtagtatttaattatttatatagcattttaataaaattaaaaaaaataaaattaaaaatatataaatattaattaagacCCGTATATCGCACGGGCCGTAAACTAGTATTCTTAAAATTTAGAACATTATTAGATAGTTTAAATTATTTAGAAATCAATGATATAAAGAGCTAAAGGCTTAAAACCGTGACATGATAATTTTCTTATCAAAATCAAATTCACCCCAACCATAAAAAATGATTTTGTCGAGGTCTAGACCTGAGGCTCGAACATCACAGCCACTGTCCTCGTGCAGCCATGCTTATCGAATGCCAGTAATATTCCACCTCTGTCTCCGATTTGGACCCAGCAATCATATCATCTGATTCCACTTTTCACCAAGACCTACTCAGCCATGCAAAGTTGGGCTCCTCCGAAAGCTCCGAACCTTGAAAATGATGCGTATATATAGACCCTTAAAAAAAGTTGTATATATTTACCTAATGTATGTATCGAATGTGTATATCTTGACCCTTATTCTAACAGACACTCTTAAATCGTAAAAGCTCCGTATCGTGTGAGGTTTATCCCAGAAAATAAATTAAACAAATACATATTATGTAATACATGAGAGGTTAATGTGTTTGATGGGAAATTGACTTAAGACTTttgaaagaaaaaatatttttcaaatcCTAAAACTTATCCCAAACTTTGGCTGAAATAAAGGTCATGATATATAGATCATGATTTTTGTATTTGTTATATTAGAGGTTGATATGTATAACTTTTTTATTTAAAAGTGCCAGTGTACATTAAAACATACTTGAGAGGTTTAAATTATAATTAAGCCTGTTAAGAATTATGTAAAAAAGATATAAAAGTTTCCTCAAGCGTCGAGGGAATTGCGCATATTAAAATTCAAAAACGAATCGATCTGATCAGGTTATTTATACGGGATTCCCAAAGTTATTAATAAAAAATAGACCGGGAGGATTTGAATAATTGCATATGAATCTAAAAAAGAATTTAATTGTGTCAACTGAAAACTTAATATTACTATTATAAGAATTGCAAAACCTTACGAAAGTCCTAATACTCTTGCAGAATTTATAGCCGGCCAATTAAAGAATAGAGTTTTGCTTAGAAAGGGAGCAAGGGTTGTTTGTGTTTGTGGATTGGATTACGATTTACGAAGCTGTAGCAGGCTGTGAGATGGAGAGAACTGAGAAGGTGGCAAGTTTCAAGGAGGGTGATTTGCCTGCATAATGTCATTACAAAAGTTGGGATGAAGAACGCCCAACCCCAATTAGTTTTTGACATCAGCAGATTAATATACACTACCCGAAATgacttatttattaaatattatatattttcaaCTTCGTAGTTCATTTATTTTATTCGATCGcatttcaaaatttaaaataatatgaATTGATATGAAGAATTTAGTTGATTGCATCCTGCCTACAAAACTAATTGTACAATCAACCATAAACTACTTCCCCGCAAAATTGGTAACCAAATATTAATTGTATAAATTTTTAATGCCCGACTTCTAAGTTCTAACAAACATACATGATACACCCCCAAGAGCAATGCTAGAGTTTCCCAAGGGTCACAAACACTAATGTGGCCATTTGTAATAGATGACAGCTGTGCTTAGATCTTTTTCATGATTTCACACCACACAAGTTTAATATTTAAGGATAGCAAAATCCCCCAAAACAATAATCATGGAGTAACTGCAATGGAACATATACAAGGTAACTGACAAGTGTGAGGCAGTCTTCACAACTGGGAACTAATTATAACTAACTGTGCAGGATCATCAACAATATCTCACTTATCAGCAGGTGTTGCACCAGTAACAGTTGAATTTTGATTATCTTTCTTGTTCTTGTCAACCGTTACAGACACGCTCTTACTTCGGGATgtagccagttctttattttcAGTTGAAGTTGCAGAGGGAGGCATCCCTTCTTCTATAGGTAGGGTTCGCTTTGAGCCGTCCAAAGCAACACCTAGAACTATATTTTCTTCCGATACAGGTCTTGGTGCAGGTACCTTCGTGTCTGTCAATCTTTCTGCTTGCTTTGGGTTAGAGGTGGATGGGTTAGCTTTGCTGCTGGAAGTTTTTGGAACAGCAGACAAGGGGTTATCCACTAAAATATTCTGCGGAGCACTTTCCAAATCTCTATTTTTACGTTGCTTCTTGGTAGAGTTGTTTTCTGTTACATTATTGGAAACTGGGGCATTCAAATTGGAGTTTGAAACTTCTCCAGTTTTAGAAATTGCCTTGCCTGTAGATTTTGACAAGATTTTATCCACAGCTTTATCCTCATGCTTGGTGTCATATACAGGTGCTCCTTCAGTTATCTGGTCATTTTTGCTGTCAGGATTAGGCGCATCTCCCACAGTGGAAGTTGATTTCAGATCTGAAAATGATGCTTCTTTTTCTTTGGAGTTGGAGGATGTCTTTTCTTTAGTTTTGGCATCAGATGGCCCACTCTTCATATCTACTTGATTGTCAGATGTCCGTGCAGCGGCTTTGTTGTCTTGCTCTCCATTAGTGCGTGATGAGCGAGTTTGAGATCTAGTTCTACCTTCTCCATTGATTTTGTTTGATGGCTCAATTAAAAGTAAAGGACGGTTTTCAGGTGCTCTACCACGAGTAAAAACTGAATCAGCAAATGGCATGCTATCCAAATCAGCATCACCATATATCTTTTGAACTGTACGAATAGGAGTAGCAAGCCGAGCCCTGTGATGGCTAATAACTCTTAGGAGATCCAAGAGTATCGCTTCCTGTTTTTAACATCCAAATGGTTGACATATATGAGACAAACTCCACTAAATAAAAAACGTTCATCAATTCAAGTGAAGTTAAAAAGCACATGGCCGCAGATCAAAACATAGAACAGGATAACTCTCATGATTTCAGGAAGAGGAAGTCAACGTTAGTTTAAGCAAGTATGTACACAAGGAATCAATAACAATGAGAAACGCATGATTTGTAATAACCAAA
This window contains:
- the LOC141671925 gene encoding exosome complex component RRP41-like, producing MAGKGSATPSTYSPSPNVHKKKKPPVFTDVDWVRPDGRRFNQCRPAFLRTGAVNSASGSAYAEIGNTKVIVSVFGPRESKKAMMYSDIGRLNCDVSYTTFATPTRGQVSDCKEISARLHKALEGAIILDTFPKTTVDVFALVLESGGSDLPVVISCASLALADAGIMLYDLISSVSVSCLGKNIVIDPVSEEESYQEGGLMITSMASRNEITQLAISGEWSTEKLHEAMETCLLACSKLGEVMRGCLKESSSATQE
- the LOC141671230 gene encoding mechanosensitive ion channel protein 2, chloroplastic-like isoform X5, with amino-acid sequence MRLSRNIILHKSDKSWKKSSTNYVVTSYLQPILLWTGATLMCRALDPVVLPSEASEIVKQRLLNFVRSLSTVLAFAYCISSIIQQTQKYFTETSDPADSRNQVGFQFAGKAVYTAVWVAAVSLFMELLGFSTQKWLTAGGLGTVLLTLAGREIFTNFLSSVMIQATRPFIVSEWIKTKIEGYEVSGTVEHVGWWSPTIVRGDDREAIYIPNQKFTVNVVRNITQKSHWRIKTHLAISHLDVNKINNIVADMRKVLAKNPQVEQQKLHRRVFLENVNPENQALMILISCFVKTSRFEEYLCVKEAILLDLLRVISHHRARLATPIRTVQKIYGDADLDSMPFADSVFTRGRAPENRPLLLIEPSNKINGEGRTRSQTRSSRTNGEQDNKAAARTSDNQVDMKSGPSDAKTKEKTSSNSKEKEASFSDLKSTSTVGDAPNPDSKNDQITEGAPVYDTKHEDKAVDKILSKSTGKAISKTGEVSNSNLNAPVSNNVTENNSTKKQRKNRDLESAPQNILVDNPLSAVPKTSSSKANPSTSNPKQAERLTDTKVPAPRPVSEENIVLGVALDGSKRTLPIEEGMPPSATSTENKELATSRSKSVSVTVDKNKKDNQNSTVTGATPADK